One Sulfolobus sp. S-194 DNA segment encodes these proteins:
- the glyS gene encoding glycine--tRNA ligase — protein sequence MSEKLIELAKRRGIFWPSYEIYGGVAGLYDIGPIGVKIKNKIIELWRKYFIYDNSEFVVEIETPMITPYKVLEASGHVENFTDPIVECTKCHKIYRADHLIEELAKINVEGLSPSELDRIIREKGLKCPACGGELGEVRLFNLLFATNIGPYAGNQGFLRPETAQGMFTSFKRVFEAFRQKLPLGIAQVGRVARNEISPRQGLIRMREFTIMEVEFFFDPESNVNPPLEKFSNMKLNILRGEDKLKDEKPKEYSIEELLNEKIVLNPWMLYWMATAAKFVTALGMKSYYFEEKLPHERAHYSKQTFDQIVVIGDEKVEISGHAYRTDYDLSRHMKYSGQDMTIFKKYDKPKTIKKKIVVINKDSLNKEDKEFVKNFMTFISSKKPEEIEELIKVNEKVDGKNISNYVKILEKEEKVNGEKIIPHVVEPSFGVERCLYLTLLNAYKEKEGRIVLSLPKYLAPYDVAVFPLLEREELINKAKEVYNLVRGRFDTIFDDSGSIGKRYARADEIGVPYSITIDPQTLVDNSVTIRDRDTWQQIRVNINEIVSILERLFKGEEFNKVGKVINNENE from the coding sequence ATGAGTGAGAAGTTAATTGAGTTGGCGAAAAGAAGAGGAATATTTTGGCCTTCATATGAAATTTATGGCGGTGTTGCTGGGCTTTATGATATTGGTCCTATTGGTGTTAAGATAAAAAATAAGATTATTGAGCTATGGAGAAAATATTTTATCTATGATAATTCAGAGTTTGTAGTAGAAATAGAGACACCAATGATAACGCCTTATAAAGTATTAGAAGCTAGTGGTCATGTGGAAAACTTTACAGATCCAATTGTTGAATGTACAAAGTGTCATAAAATTTATAGAGCTGATCATCTTATTGAAGAACTGGCTAAAATAAATGTTGAAGGTCTTTCGCCATCAGAATTAGATAGAATAATTAGAGAAAAAGGACTAAAATGTCCTGCTTGCGGTGGTGAATTGGGTGAAGTAAGATTATTTAACTTACTTTTTGCTACAAATATAGGTCCATATGCTGGCAATCAAGGATTTTTAAGACCAGAAACAGCACAAGGAATGTTTACCTCATTTAAGAGAGTTTTTGAAGCATTTAGACAAAAACTGCCTTTAGGTATTGCACAAGTAGGTAGGGTTGCTAGGAATGAAATTTCTCCTAGGCAAGGTCTAATAAGAATGAGAGAATTTACCATAATGGAAGTAGAATTTTTCTTTGACCCAGAAAGTAATGTAAATCCACCTCTTGAGAAATTCAGCAATATGAAGCTTAATATCTTAAGGGGAGAGGATAAACTTAAGGATGAAAAACCGAAAGAGTATAGTATTGAGGAACTTCTAAATGAGAAGATAGTGTTGAATCCCTGGATGTTATATTGGATGGCTACTGCTGCTAAATTTGTTACTGCGTTGGGGATGAAATCATATTATTTTGAAGAAAAATTACCTCATGAAAGAGCACATTATTCTAAGCAAACTTTTGATCAAATAGTTGTTATAGGAGATGAAAAAGTTGAAATATCCGGGCATGCATATAGAACGGATTATGATTTAAGTAGACATATGAAGTACAGTGGACAAGATATGACTATTTTTAAAAAATATGATAAGCCAAAAACTATAAAGAAAAAGATAGTTGTAATTAATAAAGATTCTCTAAATAAGGAAGATAAAGAATTTGTGAAGAATTTTATGACTTTTATATCTTCTAAGAAACCAGAAGAAATAGAGGAACTTATTAAGGTAAACGAGAAAGTGGATGGTAAAAACATATCTAATTATGTAAAAATATTAGAGAAAGAAGAGAAAGTTAACGGTGAGAAAATTATCCCTCATGTAGTTGAGCCCTCTTTTGGTGTTGAGAGATGTTTGTATCTAACTTTATTAAATGCTTATAAAGAGAAAGAGGGAAGAATAGTGTTATCATTACCTAAATATTTAGCTCCTTATGATGTTGCTGTGTTTCCACTTTTAGAAAGAGAGGAGCTTATCAATAAGGCTAAAGAAGTGTATAATCTCGTTCGAGGAAGATTTGATACAATTTTTGATGATTCTGGTAGTATCGGAAAAAGATATGCTAGAGCCGATGAAATTGGTGTTCCTTATTCTATAACGATTGATCCACAGACTTTAGTTGATAATTCTGTAACTATTAGGGACAGGGATACTTGGCAGCAAATAAGGGTTAATATTAACGAGATTGTCTCGATATTAGAAAGGCTGTTTAAGGGTGAAGAGTTTAATAAGGTAGGGAAAGTAATTAATAATGAAAATGAGTAA
- a CDS encoding DUF47 family protein, with protein sequence MSVPELNIEEQVQNILNNILDQLRLLYQQFMENDVNHMQIYSKIDGLKSVVEDSKYKLGEYIIKVKEGIETASLYLDILNYIEKVSQNLSAVSYRYTVLQSKIKIEDKIIQSLLISMIEKLIAATSNALESFRLLSLNTKKSAEKARNIIKIEEEVDDLYRNFELKLFEKESELAFMMLTKDIGDRLEDCADLLRDAANNILYISYLRE encoded by the coding sequence ATGAGTGTTCCAGAGTTAAACATAGAGGAGCAAGTACAAAATATATTAAATAATATATTAGATCAGCTTAGATTATTATACCAACAATTTATGGAAAACGATGTTAATCATATGCAGATTTATTCTAAAATTGATGGATTGAAATCTGTAGTTGAAGATTCTAAATATAAACTAGGTGAGTACATTATAAAAGTTAAAGAGGGAATAGAAACAGCAAGTTTATACTTAGATATATTAAATTATATAGAAAAAGTCTCTCAAAATTTAAGTGCAGTTTCCTATAGATATACAGTTTTGCAAAGTAAAATAAAAATTGAAGATAAGATAATCCAATCGCTATTAATTAGTATGATAGAAAAATTAATTGCTGCAACTAGTAATGCTCTTGAATCGTTTAGATTATTATCTCTTAATACTAAAAAGTCAGCTGAAAAAGCTAGGAATATTATAAAAATAGAAGAAGAAGTAGATGACCTATATAGGAACTTTGAGTTAAAATTGTTTGAAAAAGAAAGTGAACTTGCATTTATGATGTTAACAAAAGACATAGGCGACAGATTAGAAGATTGTGCTGACTTATTACGTGATGCTGCAAATAATATACTGTACATTAGCTATCTAAGGGAATAG
- the endA gene encoding tRNA-intron lyase encodes MIGELVKDKIIIKNIEDARLIYKMGYYGKPIGISKPKSAEEINSELILSLIEGVYLVKKGKLEIVSDGEKLDFERLYQIGVTQIPRFRILYSIYEDLREKGYVVRSGIKYGADFAVYTIGPGIEHAPYLVIALDENSQISSNEILGFGRVSHSTRKELILGIVNLTNGKIRYIMFKWLKM; translated from the coding sequence ATGATAGGCGAACTAGTAAAAGATAAGATTATTATAAAAAATATTGAAGATGCTAGATTAATTTATAAAATGGGATATTATGGTAAACCTATTGGTATTTCAAAGCCTAAATCTGCTGAAGAAATAAATTCCGAACTAATATTATCCTTAATAGAAGGAGTGTATCTGGTTAAGAAAGGTAAGTTAGAGATTGTTTCAGATGGTGAAAAATTAGATTTTGAGAGATTATATCAAATAGGAGTTACGCAAATTCCTAGATTTCGTATACTCTATAGCATTTACGAAGATTTAAGAGAGAAGGGATATGTAGTAAGATCTGGAATTAAGTATGGTGCAGACTTTGCCGTTTATACTATAGGCCCTGGAATCGAGCATGCTCCTTATTTAGTTATAGCTCTTGACGAGAATTCCCAGATCTCATCTAATGAGATTCTAGGATTTGGAAGAGTTTCACATAGTACCAGAAAAGAACTTATTTTAGGTATTGTTAATTTAACTAACGGAAAAATAAGATACATAATGTTTAAATGGTTGAAGATGTAA
- a CDS encoding UbiX family flavin prenyltransferase translates to MGEGMDKETRTESRDKKRTVIVGISGASGIIYGIRTVKVLKELGYKTEVILSKEARKVAKIECNMDLDYFFKTQDSLVYEEDQIEAPPSSSSHIVETRGMVIVPCSIKTLAEIANGIASNLLSRTALNFLRVRKRLILVVRETPLGTIELLNALKVSKAGGIIMPASPGFYHSPQGVDDLINFIVGKILDLLKISNSLYKHWHSVTINHIPCDQTS, encoded by the coding sequence TTGGGTGAGGGAATGGATAAGGAGACAAGAACAGAAAGTAGGGACAAGAAAAGGACAGTTATTGTAGGTATAAGTGGTGCTAGCGGAATAATTTATGGTATAAGAACAGTTAAAGTACTTAAAGAATTAGGTTACAAAACTGAAGTTATTTTAAGCAAAGAAGCAAGAAAGGTAGCTAAAATAGAATGTAATATGGATTTAGACTATTTCTTTAAAACACAAGATTCTCTAGTTTACGAAGAAGATCAAATAGAGGCACCTCCTTCTAGTTCAAGTCATATAGTAGAGACAAGAGGAATGGTTATAGTACCATGTAGCATAAAAACCCTAGCAGAAATAGCTAATGGAATAGCATCTAATTTATTATCTAGAACAGCTCTTAATTTTTTAAGAGTCAGAAAAAGGTTAATCCTAGTAGTACGGGAAACACCACTGGGAACTATAGAATTACTAAACGCCTTAAAAGTCTCTAAAGCTGGAGGAATAATTATGCCAGCATCACCAGGTTTCTATCACTCACCACAAGGTGTCGATGATCTAATAAATTTCATAGTTGGAAAAATCTTAGATTTACTAAAAATATCTAATTCCTTATATAAGCATTGGCATAGCGTTACAATAAATCATATCCCTTGTGACCAAACCTCTTAG
- a CDS encoding TRASH domain-containing protein — protein sequence MPFQLDTKVNQLHCSWCGKIIRDNPIVVKTCCNNKPWVFCSKQCYNNWVREWIRRQEQKVGTRKGQLL from the coding sequence ATGCCTTTTCAGTTAGACACAAAAGTGAATCAACTACACTGTAGCTGGTGTGGTAAAATAATAAGAGATAATCCCATAGTTGTTAAAACATGCTGTAATAATAAACCATGGGTTTTTTGTAGTAAGCAATGCTATAATAATTGGGTGAGGGAATGGATAAGGAGACAAGAACAGAAAGTAGGGACAAGAAAAGGACAGTTATTGTAG
- a CDS encoding sulfide-dependent adenosine diphosphate thiazole synthase encodes MDSNSIKVKQIDEVKISKYILKYTFQDWEDIVESDVVIVGAGPSGMTAAYYLAKAGLKTVIFERRLSFGGGIGGGAMLFHKIVIESPADEILKEMNIKLNKVEEGVYIVDSAEFMAKLAASAIDAGAKIIHGVTVDDVIFRENPLKVVGVAVEWTATQMAGLHVDPLFISAKAVVDATGHDAEVISVAARKIPELNIVIPGEKSAYSEIAEELTVENTGMVAPGLYATGMAVTEVRGLPRMGPIFGAMVLSGKRVAEIIIKDLRYS; translated from the coding sequence ATGGATTCCAATTCAATAAAGGTTAAACAGATAGATGAGGTTAAAATAAGTAAATATATTTTGAAGTATACTTTTCAAGACTGGGAGGATATAGTAGAAAGTGACGTAGTTATAGTAGGTGCCGGTCCTTCTGGAATGACCGCTGCGTATTACTTAGCTAAAGCTGGTCTAAAAACTGTGATTTTTGAAAGAAGATTAAGTTTTGGTGGTGGTATTGGTGGTGGTGCTATGTTATTTCACAAGATAGTTATTGAATCACCAGCTGACGAGATATTGAAAGAAATGAATATTAAACTAAACAAAGTTGAGGAAGGAGTTTACATAGTAGATTCAGCGGAATTTATGGCAAAGTTAGCTGCTTCAGCTATTGACGCTGGAGCTAAGATTATTCATGGAGTAACAGTGGACGATGTAATATTTAGAGAAAATCCTCTAAAAGTTGTAGGAGTTGCAGTAGAGTGGACTGCAACACAAATGGCCGGACTGCATGTTGATCCTTTATTTATTTCAGCAAAAGCTGTTGTTGATGCTACTGGTCATGATGCTGAAGTGATCTCTGTTGCAGCAAGAAAGATTCCAGAATTAAACATAGTCATTCCGGGGGAAAAATCTGCATATAGTGAGATAGCCGAAGAGCTAACAGTAGAAAATACTGGTATGGTTGCACCTGGTTTATATGCTACTGGTATGGCTGTAACTGAAGTGAGAGGATTACCTAGAATGGGTCCAATCTTCGGTGCTATGGTTTTATCTGGTAAAAGAGTTGCTGAAATAATTATAAAAGATCTCCGTTACTCTTAA
- a CDS encoding 30S ribosomal protein S24e, which produces MSEVQQTKIKISEKAEGIVERDIRNNVVGRRELYIKVFHIGSGTVSRKDVIKAIASSYGVQEDLVVIKKIHTLYGAGISYVRANIYNDKKTLQEFEPQYLIGRDTGQKVKKGGKGAQKQG; this is translated from the coding sequence ATGAGTGAAGTACAACAAACTAAAATAAAGATTTCAGAAAAAGCTGAGGGTATAGTTGAAAGAGATATAAGAAATAACGTAGTTGGTAGAAGAGAATTATATATTAAAGTTTTTCATATTGGTAGTGGAACTGTATCAAGAAAGGATGTAATTAAAGCGATTGCATCAAGTTATGGAGTTCAAGAAGATCTTGTAGTAATAAAGAAAATTCATACACTTTACGGTGCTGGTATTAGCTATGTTAGAGCGAATATATATAATGATAAGAAAACTTTACAAGAGTTTGAACCTCAATATTTAATAGGAAGAGATACTGGTCAAAAAGTAAAGAAAGGTGGTAAAGGTGCCCAAAAACAAGGATGA
- a CDS encoding 30S ribosomal protein S27ae, which translates to MVKVPKNKDESQKAIVRTYYIIEGDKIKLKNKKCPRCGSIMAHHMKPVERWACGKCGYTEFIGKGK; encoded by the coding sequence GTGGTAAAGGTGCCCAAAAACAAGGATGAAAGTCAAAAAGCTATAGTTAGGACATACTATATAATAGAAGGAGATAAGATTAAACTTAAAAATAAAAAATGTCCTAGATGCGGTAGTATTATGGCCCATCATATGAAGCCTGTTGAGCGCTGGGCTTGTGGGAAATGTGGATATACTGAGTTTATAGGTAAAGGGAAATGA
- the kae1 gene encoding KEOPS complex N(6)-L-threonylcarbamoyladenine synthase Kae1, producing MNVLGIESTAHTFGVGIVADDGNEIRILSNERDTFIPKQGGMKPSDLGRHHSEVAPEVLQKALIKANLNIRDIDYIAVSLGPGIGPALRVGATIARALALKYNIKLVPVNHGIAHIEIGRFTTKSKDPLILYLSGGNTIITTYLDGKYRIFGETLDIALGNMLDTFVREVGLAPPYVVNDVHQIDICANNGGNFIELPYIVKGQDMSYSGLLTAALRATKNNRLEDVCYSVREIAFDMLLEATERALALTGKKEILVVGGVAASVSLKTKLYNLAKDWNVEVKIVPREYSGDNGAMIAFTGLLEARHGVTIPIEKSIIRPRWRVDQVDVIWRLSEN from the coding sequence ATGAATGTTTTAGGGATTGAATCTACTGCTCATACTTTTGGGGTAGGTATAGTTGCTGATGATGGTAATGAAATAAGAATATTATCAAATGAGAGAGATACTTTTATCCCTAAACAAGGTGGAATGAAACCTAGTGATTTGGGTAGACATCATTCTGAAGTTGCACCAGAAGTATTACAAAAAGCCTTAATAAAGGCCAATTTAAACATAAGAGATATTGATTATATAGCGGTTTCTTTAGGTCCTGGTATAGGACCAGCATTAAGAGTAGGAGCTACAATTGCTAGAGCATTAGCTTTAAAATATAACATTAAACTTGTACCCGTAAATCACGGAATCGCTCATATTGAAATAGGAAGATTTACAACTAAATCTAAAGATCCTTTAATTTTGTATCTTTCTGGAGGGAATACTATAATAACAACTTATTTAGATGGTAAGTATAGAATTTTTGGCGAAACGTTAGATATAGCATTAGGGAACATGTTAGACACATTTGTTAGAGAAGTAGGACTAGCTCCTCCTTATGTTGTAAATGATGTTCATCAAATAGATATATGTGCAAATAATGGTGGGAATTTTATCGAATTACCCTATATAGTAAAGGGTCAAGACATGTCGTATAGTGGTTTGCTAACTGCTGCTTTAAGAGCGACAAAAAATAACAGACTTGAAGACGTATGTTATAGTGTTAGGGAAATAGCATTTGACATGTTGTTAGAGGCTACGGAAAGGGCATTAGCATTGACTGGAAAGAAAGAAATTCTTGTTGTTGGAGGTGTAGCAGCTAGTGTAAGTTTAAAGACTAAGTTATATAATCTTGCAAAAGATTGGAATGTTGAAGTAAAAATAGTTCCACGAGAATATTCTGGGGATAATGGGGCAATGATAGCTTTTACTGGTTTACTTGAGGCAAGACATGGGGTTACAATTCCAATAGAAAAAAGTATTATTAGGCCTAGATGGAGAGTAGATCAAGTAGATGTGATATGGAGATTATCAGAGAATTAA
- a CDS encoding Kae1-associated kinase Bud32 translates to MESRSSRCDMEIIRELKRGAESIIYEGYFAGIHAVFKKRITKSYRDQTLDYKINSERTKLEARLMYSALKNGINVPALLLVDPYEYLIVMEYIDGLPVKDIVPKYKENLIRIGEMIGEIAGKLHKSGISHGDFTTNNLIYTTDNEIFLIDFGLSKRSDDIEDFATDVHVFLRSLESVHYEFKDLIFKGFEKGYSKFMDFKSVMSTVKQIRMRGRYVEERRSKRNNVQ, encoded by the coding sequence ATGGAGAGTAGATCAAGTAGATGTGATATGGAGATTATCAGAGAATTAAAGAGAGGAGCTGAGTCCATAATTTATGAAGGATATTTTGCGGGTATTCACGCTGTATTTAAGAAAAGAATAACTAAATCTTATAGAGATCAAACACTTGACTATAAAATTAATAGTGAAAGGACAAAATTGGAAGCTAGATTAATGTATTCAGCTCTAAAAAATGGTATCAATGTTCCAGCACTATTACTTGTTGATCCTTATGAATACTTAATTGTTATGGAATATATAGACGGACTTCCTGTGAAGGACATAGTTCCTAAGTATAAGGAAAATTTAATCCGAATCGGTGAAATGATAGGAGAAATTGCTGGAAAACTACATAAATCTGGGATATCGCATGGTGATTTCACTACAAATAATCTTATATATACTACTGATAACGAGATATTTTTAATAGATTTTGGACTATCTAAGAGAAGCGATGATATTGAAGATTTCGCAACAGATGTACATGTTTTTTTAAGGAGTTTGGAGAGTGTTCACTATGAATTTAAAGATTTAATTTTCAAAGGTTTTGAAAAAGGTTATTCTAAGTTTATGGATTTTAAGAGTGTCATGAGTACAGTGAAACAAATAAGAATGAGGGGAAGATATGTTGAAGAGCGTAGAAGTAAACGTAATAACGTCCAATGA
- a CDS encoding XTP/dITP diphosphatase: MLKSVEVNVITSNENKFKELYSLAKKYNIKLKWINLPKFEVQSDSLEEIVRSSAVIAFNMIRSPLIVEDSGLFIEALNNFPGPYTNYVRKTLGLKGILKLMEGIQNRKAYFMTALCYVDEEVIRVFTGKVVGKISESIRGDKGFGFDPIFIPDGEERTFAEMSIEEKNKYSHRGKAFEEFIKFFLTYIS; this comes from the coding sequence ATGTTGAAGAGCGTAGAAGTAAACGTAATAACGTCCAATGAAAATAAATTTAAGGAATTATATTCCCTAGCCAAGAAATACAATATTAAATTAAAATGGATAAATTTACCTAAATTTGAAGTACAATCTGATTCTTTAGAGGAGATTGTTAGGAGTTCTGCTGTTATAGCTTTCAATATGATAAGGTCTCCGCTAATCGTTGAAGATAGTGGTTTATTTATTGAAGCCTTGAATAATTTTCCAGGTCCTTATACTAATTACGTAAGGAAAACATTAGGGCTAAAAGGTATACTAAAACTTATGGAAGGTATACAAAATAGGAAAGCATATTTTATGACAGCTTTATGCTATGTTGATGAAGAAGTTATCAGAGTATTTACTGGCAAAGTAGTGGGGAAAATCTCAGAATCTATAAGAGGAGATAAAGGTTTTGGTTTTGACCCAATATTTATACCAGATGGAGAAGAAAGAACTTTTGCTGAAATGAGTATCGAGGAGAAAAATAAGTATTCACATAGAGGTAAAGCCTTTGAAGAGTTTATAAAATTCTTTCTTACTTATATCTCTTAG
- a CDS encoding aldo/keto reductase, whose product MNLRKIDHTNIEVSEIGIGVWSLVTDWWGGEINKAEEILKKALENGINFFDTADVYGEGLGEKILAKVFNTKRDKITILTKIGYDFYNKVNNRAQQRFSIEYLDYAFKKSLERLNTDYIDILMIHNPKMHIIKNKQILDFLQGLKKEGKVRLIGVALGPTLGWGEEGIEAIKMGYESLEYIYNLIELKPGIDFLNYDIGHFVRVPHASDALIEDKWPIYDDPKLHRSLKDINWIRRAVELSKPLLSFAKNKGMKLSQLALKFILYNKRVSSVLPNISSINELNEFLQVEKLPELTEEEYKYLYEYSINNFSELNKESIEETKRYK is encoded by the coding sequence ATGAATCTAAGAAAAATAGATCATACTAATATTGAAGTGTCAGAGATAGGAATTGGTGTTTGGAGCCTTGTTACTGATTGGTGGGGAGGAGAAATTAACAAAGCTGAAGAGATATTAAAGAAAGCATTAGAAAACGGAATAAACTTCTTTGATACCGCTGATGTATATGGTGAAGGACTTGGCGAAAAAATATTAGCAAAAGTCTTTAACACAAAAAGAGATAAAATAACCATCTTAACAAAAATAGGCTATGACTTCTATAATAAAGTAAACAACAGAGCTCAACAGAGATTTTCAATAGAATATCTCGATTATGCATTTAAGAAAAGCTTAGAGAGACTCAATACAGATTATATCGATATCTTAATGATACATAATCCTAAGATGCATATAATAAAAAATAAACAAATCTTAGATTTTTTACAAGGTTTGAAAAAAGAAGGAAAAGTCAGATTAATTGGAGTAGCATTAGGACCAACATTAGGATGGGGAGAGGAAGGCATAGAAGCTATAAAAATGGGATATGAAAGCTTGGAATATATATATAATTTAATCGAATTAAAGCCTGGAATAGATTTCTTAAATTATGATATTGGTCATTTCGTTAGAGTACCTCACGCATCCGATGCACTAATTGAAGATAAATGGCCAATATATGATGATCCTAAACTACACAGAAGCTTGAAAGATATTAATTGGATTAGAAGAGCAGTTGAACTTTCTAAACCTCTTCTTTCCTTTGCTAAAAATAAAGGAATGAAATTATCTCAACTAGCTTTAAAATTTATACTGTATAATAAAAGAGTTTCTTCAGTTCTTCCTAATATATCATCTATTAATGAACTTAATGAATTCCTTCAAGTAGAAAAATTACCAGAATTAACAGAAGAAGAATATAAATATCTATATGAGTATTCTATAAACAATTTTAGTGAATTGAATAAGGAGAGCATTGAAGAAACTAAGAGATATAAGTAA
- a CDS encoding V-type ATPase subunit — protein sequence MSSTLAYSTAIARLYKSFVITRGTINELLTSTDWRDAIGVLKDRGYIQDIPLTIEDAEKKFKQRAINFLLKIRGYVSNVKTNADIIDLYLYLFSLSELEPLITSVLTGTKISDNFLLIKELADSNPQNLDDILNFSKGITNEGLKFAMARASKKTPSEINSLLEFYFIYKLSKIVSEFRGDWKSKAQDIICTYEDYYASMMAYKLHLVENISCKIDEGLLKDLASANNDKEILDILARTSYAKNLTLTNVYDAFATLYRLARVNSRKYSIEAFMGSPFTPSTILAISELIKLDYEDITMILNGIKLGIIEKIKKMLSFDLI from the coding sequence ATGAGTAGTACATTAGCATATTCTACCGCAATAGCTAGGTTATATAAGTCATTTGTTATAACTAGAGGTACAATAAATGAGCTTTTAACTTCAACTGATTGGAGAGACGCAATCGGCGTGCTTAAAGATAGAGGCTATATTCAAGATATCCCTTTAACTATAGAAGATGCAGAGAAAAAATTTAAACAACGCGCAATTAATTTCCTATTAAAAATTAGAGGATACGTAAGTAACGTTAAAACAAATGCGGATATCATAGATTTATACTTATATCTATTTAGCCTAAGTGAATTAGAACCTTTAATAACTTCAGTATTAACTGGAACAAAAATATCTGATAATTTTCTGTTAATAAAAGAACTTGCAGATTCTAATCCACAAAACTTAGATGATATTCTAAACTTCTCAAAGGGTATAACCAATGAAGGATTAAAATTTGCAATGGCTAGAGCATCTAAAAAGACTCCTTCTGAAATAAACTCCTTGTTGGAATTTTATTTCATTTATAAATTATCAAAAATAGTTAGTGAATTCAGAGGAGATTGGAAATCAAAAGCTCAAGACATAATTTGCACTTATGAAGATTATTATGCTTCTATGATGGCATATAAACTTCATCTCGTTGAAAATATTAGTTGTAAAATTGACGAAGGATTATTAAAAGACTTAGCGTCTGCCAATAATGATAAAGAAATATTAGATATCTTGGCTAGAACTTCTTATGCTAAAAATTTAACTCTGACAAATGTATATGATGCCTTCGCGACTCTTTACCGCTTGGCTAGAGTAAATTCAAGGAAATATTCTATAGAAGCTTTCATGGGTAGTCCGTTCACTCCATCAACAATTCTTGCTATATCAGAACTTATAAAATTAGATTATGAGGATATAACCATGATTTTGAATGGTATAAAATTAGGGATAATCGAAAAAATTAAAAAAATGCTCTCATTTGATCTCATCTAA
- a CDS encoding tRNA (adenine-N1)-methyltransferase gives MIKEEDLITLWIDTKRTYLVKVRKGKKVGSDKGALNLDDIIGLEYGVEVTLSTGNKAYILKPTLIDIYNGLRRPSQVLYPKDIAYMIYSSGIKPGDTVLEAGTGSGFLTISLAHYLGDNGKVITYDIRQDMQEIAKKNIEFLGLLNRVVFKLKDVREGFDETSIDAIFLDMPDPWNVVKFAYEALKPSGSIVIFVPTVNQIEKTGIALKNNGFIDIHAEELILREYQIKENAVRPKNIGVMHTGYIIRGRKSLKSSV, from the coding sequence ATGATAAAAGAAGAGGATTTAATAACTCTTTGGATAGATACTAAAAGAACTTATTTAGTAAAAGTTAGAAAAGGAAAAAAAGTTGGAAGCGATAAAGGAGCATTAAACTTAGATGACATAATAGGCTTAGAATATGGAGTTGAGGTTACATTATCAACTGGAAATAAAGCATATATATTAAAACCCACACTAATTGATATTTATAACGGATTAAGAAGACCTTCTCAAGTTCTTTATCCTAAAGATATTGCATATATGATATATTCTTCTGGCATAAAGCCTGGAGATACTGTACTTGAGGCTGGCACAGGTTCTGGGTTTTTAACCATATCTTTAGCTCATTATTTAGGAGATAATGGTAAAGTTATAACTTATGATATTAGGCAAGACATGCAAGAAATAGCAAAGAAAAACATTGAATTTTTAGGACTTTTAAACAGAGTTGTATTTAAGTTAAAAGATGTTAGAGAAGGATTTGACGAAACTAGTATAGATGCAATATTTCTTGATATGCCAGACCCATGGAATGTAGTTAAATTTGCATATGAAGCTTTAAAACCATCTGGCTCAATAGTTATTTTTGTTCCTACAGTAAATCAAATAGAGAAAACTGGCATAGCTTTGAAGAATAACGGTTTTATTGATATTCATGCTGAAGAACTCATCCTAAGAGAATATCAAATTAAAGAGAATGCTGTGAGGCCAAAAAATATTGGAGTAATGCATACCGGATATATCATTAGAGGAAGAAAATCATTAAAAAGTAGTGTTTAG
- a CDS encoding ribbon-helix-helix domain-containing protein, with protein sequence MRIITVKLPEQFLEAIDELINTGRYTSRSEVIRAALNEFIRKELWVNDK encoded by the coding sequence ATGAGAATAATAACTGTCAAATTACCAGAACAATTCTTAGAGGCAATAGATGAATTAATAAATACAGGAAGATATACATCAAGAAGTGAAGTTATAAGAGCAGCACTAAATGAGTTTATTAGGAAAGAGCTATGGGTAAACGACAAATGA